One region of Oryza glaberrima chromosome 7, OglaRS2, whole genome shotgun sequence genomic DNA includes:
- the LOC127780257 gene encoding uncharacterized protein LOC127780257, with protein sequence MGESHVGASAAGGEIDRPCKRVSPGPGSPTGSDRSELSHGGCGSGGQVFRPVPHPGGFDAISAVDVVRPPRRRDDFYRALNDDDTLTSLSLSLPGQQDPGFHHDSAWSHFQEFPSPSCSPSLPPSPLPPPATSPSPYPFNTDLIYTMQEMIRTEVCNYMAGVGLRAGCGPGALAECSMPQLVDGVMRAAAERVCIVTHQ encoded by the exons ATGGGTGAGTCGCAT GTCGGCGCCAGCGCCGCTGGAGGCGAGATCGACCGGCCGTGCAAGCGCGTGAGCCCTGGGCCTGGGAGCCCGACGGGATCGGACCGCAGCGAGCTCAGCCACGGCGGCTGCGGAAGCGGCGGGCAGGTGTTCCGCCCCGTGCCACACCCCGGTGGCTTCGATGCCATCAGCGCCGTGGACGTCGtgcggccgccacggcggcgggacGACt TCTATCGCGCTCTCAACGACGACGACACGCTCACCTCGctgtccctctccctcccggggCAGCAGGACCCGGGGTTCCACCACGACAGCGCATGGAGCCACTTCCAGGagttcccctccccctcctgctCCCCTTCGCTACcgccctcgccgctgccgccgccggcaacatCTCCGTCCCCATACCCGTTCAACACCGATCTCATCTACACGATGCAGGAGATGATTCGCACGGAAGTCTGCAACTACATGGCCGGCGTCGGGCTCCGCGCCGGCTGCGGCCCGGGGGCCCTGGCCGAATGCTCCATGCCGCAGCTCGTCGACGGCGtcatgcgcgccgccgccgagagggTCTGCATCGTGACCCACcaataa
- the LOC127780776 gene encoding cytochrome P450 716B1-like isoform X2, with protein MSLFGSPTVLMAGPAANHFVFSNQDLIFTQTKAINTILGRSILTLSGEELKRVRSALQGYLRLEMVTKYMHKMDEEVRMHIDLNWVGHKTVKAAPLAKRLTFDIICSVIFGQGIGPIREALATDFETLVQALLSLPVNIPFTKFNKGLRASRRIRKVLRKIAREREAALQQGHSSSADDFFTYMLVLRSEGTHSLTVEDIVDNAIVILTAGYGTTAVLITFLLRYLANDPDILGKITEEQEEIARRKGPNEPLTWNDVSRMKYTWKVALETLRTVPPIFGSFRTAVKDIEYHGYHIPKGWQVFTAQSITHLDGNFFSDPVKFDPTRFDNQTSLPPYCFVPFGGGPRMCPGNEFARTETLVTMHYLVRQFRWKLCCEEEGYRKDPVPIPVLGLPIELETRSPPEYAHA; from the exons ATGTCACTTTTTGGCTCACCGACAGTGCTTATGGCTGGCCCGGCGGCCAATCACTTTGTATTCAGCAACCAGGACCTCATTTTCACCCAGACAAAGGCGATCAACACCATCCTTGGGCGGTCCATTCTGACACTCTCAGGTGAGGAGCTAAAGCGAGTCCGCAGTGCTCTACAGGGCTATCTGAGGCTAGAGATGGTGACGAAGTATATGCATAAGATGGATGAGGAGGTCAGGATGCACATTGACCTGAACTGGGTTGGTCATAAAACTGTCAAG GCTGCACCCTTGGCGAAGAGGCTCACCTTTGACATTATCTGCTCGGTCATCTTTGGACAAGGGATAGGTCCCATCAGAGAAGCCCTTGCCACCGACTTTGAGACACTGGTGCAGGCTTTGCTATCTCTGCCAGTGAATATACCCTTCACCAAGTTCAACAAGGGCCTGAGAGCGAGCCGGAGGATCAGGAAGGTACTCAGGAAAATTGCTCGCGAAAGGGAAGCAGCATTGCAGCAAGGCCATTCCAGTTCAGCTGATGATTTCTTCACATACATGCTTGTTTTGCGCTCCGAGGGCACACACTCACTCACAGTGGAAGACATTGTGGACAATGCAATTGTAATCCTGACTGCCGGTTATGGGACTACGGCTGTTCTTATCACCTTCTTGCTCCGGTACCTAGCTAATGATCCAGACATCCTTGGCAAGATAACTGAGG AACAAGAGGAGATAGCTAGGAGGAAAGGGCCTAATGAACCTTTAACCTGGAATGATGTCTCAAGGATGAAGTACACATGGAAGGTGGCATTGGAGACGCTACGGACTGTTCCCCCAATATTTGGAAGCTTCCGAACAGCTGTCAAAGACATCGAATACCATGGCTATCACATTCCGAAAGGCTGGCAa GTCTTCACTGCTCAAAGTATCACACATTTGGACGGAAATTTTTTCAGTGACCCAGTCAAGTTTGACCCTACTAGATTTGACAACCAGACTTCACTCCCACCTTATTGCTTCGTGCCATTTGGGGGAGGCCCAAGAATGTGCCCTGGAAACGAGTTTGCGAGGACTGAGACATTGGTAACCATGCATTACCTAGTGAGGCAGTTCAGGTGGAAATTGTGCTGCGAAGAAGAAGGTTACAGGAAAGATCCTGTTCCGATACCTGTTCTTGGACTCCCAATTGAACTTGAGACCAGAAGCCCCCCTGAATATGCTCATGCTTAA
- the LOC127780776 gene encoding cytochrome P450 716B1-like isoform X1 — MDSTMPFALLLALLVPTLLHFVIRHKYSSYNLPPGSLGFPLIGQSISLLRALRSNTDYQWYQDRIKKYGPVFKMSLFGSPTVLMAGPAANHFVFSNQDLIFTQTKAINTILGRSILTLSGEELKRVRSALQGYLRLEMVTKYMHKMDEEVRMHIDLNWVGHKTVKAAPLAKRLTFDIICSVIFGQGIGPIREALATDFETLVQALLSLPVNIPFTKFNKGLRASRRIRKVLRKIAREREAALQQGHSSSADDFFTYMLVLRSEGTHSLTVEDIVDNAIVILTAGYGTTAVLITFLLRYLANDPDILGKITEEQEEIARRKGPNEPLTWNDVSRMKYTWKVALETLRTVPPIFGSFRTAVKDIEYHGYHIPKGWQVFTAQSITHLDGNFFSDPVKFDPTRFDNQTSLPPYCFVPFGGGPRMCPGNEFARTETLVTMHYLVRQFRWKLCCEEEGYRKDPVPIPVLGLPIELETRSPPEYAHA; from the exons ATGGATTCCACCATGCCTTTTGCTCTGCTGCTTGCCTTGCTCGTACCCACCCTCCTCCACTTTGTCATCCGGCACAAGTACTCATCCTATAATCTCCCTCCAGGTTCTCTTGGCTTCCCATTGATTGGCCAGAGCATCTCCCTACTTCGTGCCCTCCGCAGTAATACTGATTACCAGTGGTACCAGGACAGGATCAAGAAGTATGGTCCTGTGTTCAAGATGTCACTTTTTGGCTCACCGACAGTGCTTATGGCTGGCCCGGCGGCCAATCACTTTGTATTCAGCAACCAGGACCTCATTTTCACCCAGACAAAGGCGATCAACACCATCCTTGGGCGGTCCATTCTGACACTCTCAGGTGAGGAGCTAAAGCGAGTCCGCAGTGCTCTACAGGGCTATCTGAGGCTAGAGATGGTGACGAAGTATATGCATAAGATGGATGAGGAGGTCAGGATGCACATTGACCTGAACTGGGTTGGTCATAAAACTGTCAAG GCTGCACCCTTGGCGAAGAGGCTCACCTTTGACATTATCTGCTCGGTCATCTTTGGACAAGGGATAGGTCCCATCAGAGAAGCCCTTGCCACCGACTTTGAGACACTGGTGCAGGCTTTGCTATCTCTGCCAGTGAATATACCCTTCACCAAGTTCAACAAGGGCCTGAGAGCGAGCCGGAGGATCAGGAAGGTACTCAGGAAAATTGCTCGCGAAAGGGAAGCAGCATTGCAGCAAGGCCATTCCAGTTCAGCTGATGATTTCTTCACATACATGCTTGTTTTGCGCTCCGAGGGCACACACTCACTCACAGTGGAAGACATTGTGGACAATGCAATTGTAATCCTGACTGCCGGTTATGGGACTACGGCTGTTCTTATCACCTTCTTGCTCCGGTACCTAGCTAATGATCCAGACATCCTTGGCAAGATAACTGAGG AACAAGAGGAGATAGCTAGGAGGAAAGGGCCTAATGAACCTTTAACCTGGAATGATGTCTCAAGGATGAAGTACACATGGAAGGTGGCATTGGAGACGCTACGGACTGTTCCCCCAATATTTGGAAGCTTCCGAACAGCTGTCAAAGACATCGAATACCATGGCTATCACATTCCGAAAGGCTGGCAa GTCTTCACTGCTCAAAGTATCACACATTTGGACGGAAATTTTTTCAGTGACCCAGTCAAGTTTGACCCTACTAGATTTGACAACCAGACTTCACTCCCACCTTATTGCTTCGTGCCATTTGGGGGAGGCCCAAGAATGTGCCCTGGAAACGAGTTTGCGAGGACTGAGACATTGGTAACCATGCATTACCTAGTGAGGCAGTTCAGGTGGAAATTGTGCTGCGAAGAAGAAGGTTACAGGAAAGATCCTGTTCCGATACCTGTTCTTGGACTCCCAATTGAACTTGAGACCAGAAGCCCCCCTGAATATGCTCATGCTTAA